TCTTTCTGGTTGCGTTCGGGGATGATGGCGGTGGTCAGGCCGCCGCGATGGGCGGTGAGGAGTTTTTCCTTTAGCCCGCCGATGGGCAGCACTCGTCCGCGCAGGGTGATTTCGCCGGTCATGCCCACGCGCCGGTCTACGGGCCGGTTGCTCAGGGCCGAGATGAGGGCCGTGGCCAGGGTGATGCCGGCGGAGGGGCCGTCTTTGGGGATGGCGCCTTCGGGCACGTGGATGTGGATGTCGAATTTGTCGAAGTCGAAGTCGGCAAAGCCGTAGTCGCCGCTGTGGGCGCGCGAATAGGAAAGGGCCGCCTGCGCCGATTCTTGCATGACTTCGCCCAGCTGTCCGGTGAGCAGCAGCCCACCCTTGCCCGGCATGATGATGACTTCGACCGGCATCAGGTCGCCGCCGGCCTCGGTCCAGGCCAGGCTGGTGGCGACGCCGATGGCGTCCTCTTCTTCAGCTTTGGTCTGCTCGTAGCGGTGGGGGCCAAGCAGCCGCTCGACGGTGGCTGGCGTCACCCGGCGCTGGGGGCGCTTGCCCTCGGCCACGCGCCGCGCCACTTTGCGGCAGATGTTGGCCAGTTCGCGCTCCAGGTTGCGGACGCCGGCCTCGTAGGTGTAGTTCTGGATGATGTAGTCGATGGCCTCCTCGCCAAACTGAAGCCCGGCGGCGGTGAGACCGTGTTCGTGCAGCAGGCGGGGAATGATGAACTTGGAGGCGATGAGTTTCTTTTCCAGGTCGGTGTAGCCGGGGAACTCGATCACCTCCATGCGGTCGAGCAGGGCGGCGGGGATGGCGTAGGGGTTGTTGGCGGTGGCGATGAAGAAGACCCGGCTGAGGTCGTAGTTGACATCCAGGTAGTGGTCGCTAAAGGCGTGGTTTTGTTCGGGGTCGAGCACTTCGAGCAGGGCCGAGGCCGGGTCGCCGCGGAAGTCGTAGCCCAGCTTATCGACTTCATCGAGCATGAAGACCGGGTTGACCGTGGCGGCGGTGCGCATGGTCTGCAGGATGCGACCGGGCAGGGCGCCGATGTAGGTGCGGCGATGGCCGCGGATTTCAGCCTCGTCGCGCACGCCGCCCAAAGAGACGCGCACGAATTTGCGGCCCAGGGCCTCGGCAATGGATTTGCCCAATGAGGTCTTGCCGGTTCCGGGCGGGCCGACGAAGCAGAGGATGGGGGTGCGCATGCTTTCGGCGGCCAACTTGCGCACGGCCACATGTTCGAGAATGCGTTCTTTGGCCTTTTCCAGCCCGTAGTGGTGCGATTCGAGCACCTTCTCGGTGTGCTTGAGGTCGGTGTTGTCGGCCCCTGGTTCGCCCCAGGGCAGGTCCAGCAGCCATTCCAGATAGGTGCGGACGATGGCGATGTCGGGGGCCATCGGCGGCATGGCGGCCATGCGCGTCAGCTCTTTCTCGGCCTTTTCTTTGGCCTCGGCCGGCATGGCCGAGGCTTCGATGCGCGCTTTCAGTTCCTCGATGTCACGGTCGAATTCGTCGCTTTCGCCCAGTTCCTCCTGGATGGCCCGGATTTGCTCGCGCAGGAAGTATTCACGCTGCGAGCGATCCATCGATTGCTGAACCTGTTCGTGGATGTGGTTTTCCAGTTCCAGCACGTCCAGTTCTTCGGCCAGGAGGATGGTGAGGGCGCGCAGGCGTTCGGTCGGATCGACGATCTCCAGCATCTGCTGGCGTTTGGCCGTGGCTACGCCCACGGTGGCCACGATCAAATCGGCCAGCCAACCTGGTTCTTCCAGGTTCATAGCCGCCACATAGGCTTCTTCGGGGATGCTTTCGTTGAGATCGACCACTTTCTCGAATAGCGCCAGCGCCGCCCGCATCTGCGCCGGCGTTTCGGCCGTCTTTTCGGCGTATTCGTACAGCCGTCGCCCCAAGACGCGCAGGTAGGGGCGCTCGTGGATGATTTCCAGCACCTCGACCCGGAAATCGCCCTGGCAGAAAAGACTTTGGGTGCCATCTGGCATGCGTAGCACACGCCCGATCGTGATCTCGCAGCCGACCTCGTACAGATCCTGCGAATCGGGGTTTTCGACGTTGGGGTCGCGCTGTGCGAGAACGAGCAACGGCAGGTCTTCCTCTTGGGCAGCTTCGAGGGCGCGACGGGTAGACTCGCGGCTGATGTAGAGCGGCGCCGCCAGTTTGGGGAAGACGACCATATCGACGGCCGGGATGACGGGGTATTCCTGGATGGCGTCTTCGTCTTCGTCGTCATCGGTATCGTCTTCGTCTTCGAAGGCCGGAGCAGGTACGGGGAAACTTTGCATGGCGGCATTGAGGATGGAGAGTTCTTCACCCAGGTGCCAGGCAAAGCGGTCGAAATCACGTTGGTTCATGTGGGGAGGTGGGGGGTGGCGGGTGACGGGTGGCAGGTGGCAAGTGGCAGAGCTTGTCCCTTCGCTCCGCTCAGGGCAGGCTCTGAGTGAAACGAAGGATCGCAGGTGGTAAGTGGCAGGTCGCAGAGCTTGTTCTGGGTGCAGCGAAGGATCGTGGGCGACAAGCCGCCTGGTCGCTGCTACCGCATGGGTGTGAAAGAGCCATCGATCGGTTCCGAGAAATGAACCCAATCGTCGGCAGGAAATGCTTCGGGATGGCGTTCGCTCCAGGCTGCGCGCAGATCGGCGACGACGAAGATGGAGCCAACGCCGAGGATGAGGTCGCCAGGTTGGTGGAGGGCCAGGGCCAGTTCGAGCGCCTCGTGGGCCGAATCGGTGAGCCGAACCGGGAGGTCCGGGAGGGTCTGGCTTGCCAGGTCGGCCAGGAGGCGGGGGTTGGCTGCGCGCGGGTGGTAGCTGCGGGTGATGATGATGACGGCCGCATGGGGGCCAAGCACTTCTAACATGCCTTTGATGTCTTTGTCGGCGGAAGCGCCAAAGATGATGAGGAGGCGGTCGTGGGGGAAGAGTGCAAGTGCGGCCTCGATTTGTTCGGCGCTGTGCCGGTTGTGGGCGCTATCGACGACAAGGTAGGGGTTCTGGCACAGGCGCTCCAGCCGTCCGGGCCAATGGACGGTGGCCAGGCCCTGGCGGATGGCGGCTTCGCCCACCTTTTCGCCCTGTCGCCCCAGCTCGTGCGTCAGGGCGACGGCCACGCTGGCATTGGCGGCCTGATGGCGACCGGTCAGCCCGACCCGCAGTTGGCGAAAGTCGGCGTCAGGGCCAGAGAGGTCGAGCAGGAGTTCCGAGGCGACGGCGCTCTGCACCGCCCACCGCCAATCGCCGTGGACGGCGTCGACCGTTGCCAGGGGCGCGCCCTGCTCGTCCGCTCGCCTGACGATCACCGCCAGCGCTTCCGGCTCCTGCGGCCCACAGACCACCGGCGCGCCGGGCTTGATGATGCCGGCTTTTTCAGCGGCGATCAGGCTGAGGGTGTCGCCGAGCAATTCGGTGTGCTCGAAGCTGATCGGGGTGATGGCGCAGACGCGGGGCCAGACGACGTTGGTGGCATCCAGCCGCCCCCCTAGCCCCACCTCGATCACCGCCCACTCGACCTGTTCCTGCTGGAAGTAGAGGAAAGCCAGCGCCGTGATGATCTCGAAGGCCGTCGTTTGGTGCAGGGCCTCGGCATGGGGCCGGATCTGCGCCCACAAATCCACCAGGCGATCTTGCGGGACGAGCTGGCCGTCCAGCCGAATGCGTTCGCGAAAGCTGTGGAGATGGGGCGAGGTGTAAAGCCCGGTGCGAAATCCGGCAGCCTGGAGGATGGCGGCGGTCATGGCGGCGGTCGAGCCTTTGCCCTTGCTGCCGGCGATATGCACGACCTGCAAGCTGTCTTGGGGATTGCCCAGACGGGCGCACAAGGCGGTCATTCTTTCCAGATTGTAGGCCTCAGCAGAATACGGGGGCGCCTGTCGGGTGCGGCTGTAATCGATATAGCGGTAGATGGCCTCCAGGGCCTGTTGA
The nucleotide sequence above comes from Caldilineales bacterium. Encoded proteins:
- a CDS encoding bifunctional folylpolyglutamate synthase/dihydrofolate synthase, giving the protein MPTPYQQALEAIYRYIDYSRTRQAPPYSAEAYNLERMTALCARLGNPQDSLQVVHIAGSKGKGSTAAMTAAILQAAGFRTGLYTSPHLHSFRERIRLDGQLVPQDRLVDLWAQIRPHAEALHQTTAFEIITALAFLYFQQEQVEWAVIEVGLGGRLDATNVVWPRVCAITPISFEHTELLGDTLSLIAAEKAGIIKPGAPVVCGPQEPEALAVIVRRADEQGAPLATVDAVHGDWRWAVQSAVASELLLDLSGPDADFRQLRVGLTGRHQAANASVAVALTHELGRQGEKVGEAAIRQGLATVHWPGRLERLCQNPYLVVDSAHNRHSAEQIEAALALFPHDRLLIIFGASADKDIKGMLEVLGPHAAVIIITRSYHPRAANPRLLADLASQTLPDLPVRLTDSAHEALELALALHQPGDLILGVGSIFVVADLRAAWSERHPEAFPADDWVHFSEPIDGSFTPMR
- the lon gene encoding endopeptidase La; translation: MNQRDFDRFAWHLGEELSILNAAMQSFPVPAPAFEDEDDTDDDEDEDAIQEYPVIPAVDMVVFPKLAAPLYISRESTRRALEAAQEEDLPLLVLAQRDPNVENPDSQDLYEVGCEITIGRVLRMPDGTQSLFCQGDFRVEVLEIIHERPYLRVLGRRLYEYAEKTAETPAQMRAALALFEKVVDLNESIPEEAYVAAMNLEEPGWLADLIVATVGVATAKRQQMLEIVDPTERLRALTILLAEELDVLELENHIHEQVQQSMDRSQREYFLREQIRAIQEELGESDEFDRDIEELKARIEASAMPAEAKEKAEKELTRMAAMPPMAPDIAIVRTYLEWLLDLPWGEPGADNTDLKHTEKVLESHHYGLEKAKERILEHVAVRKLAAESMRTPILCFVGPPGTGKTSLGKSIAEALGRKFVRVSLGGVRDEAEIRGHRRTYIGALPGRILQTMRTAATVNPVFMLDEVDKLGYDFRGDPASALLEVLDPEQNHAFSDHYLDVNYDLSRVFFIATANNPYAIPAALLDRMEVIEFPGYTDLEKKLIASKFIIPRLLHEHGLTAAGLQFGEEAIDYIIQNYTYEAGVRNLERELANICRKVARRVAEGKRPQRRVTPATVERLLGPHRYEQTKAEEEDAIGVATSLAWTEAGGDLMPVEVIIMPGKGGLLLTGQLGEVMQESAQAALSYSRAHSGDYGFADFDFDKFDIHIHVPEGAIPKDGPSAGITLATALISALSNRPVDRRVGMTGEITLRGRVLPIGGLKEKLLTAHRGGLTTAIIPERNQKDLIEVPRQVRRALDIKLVKHIDQVLAIALLPSIAPPPAAAKPRRARRRKTETPPAEALTPAASPTPAQPTA